A stretch of the Myxococcus guangdongensis genome encodes the following:
- a CDS encoding hybrid sensor histidine kinase/response regulator, with product MSERLPRRETSPRGVLGLASLPAPQEGASDNTLQQGAEAPGVLVVDDNPANLVSLEAILEPLGVRLTKASSGEQALRFLLREDYAVILLDVRMTGMNGFETASLIKQRERTRNVPIIFLTAYGRDDTELVTGYSTGAVDFLQKPFPPEVLRSKVSVFVELFRAQHQVRAQAELLRQKEAEARELAHRAAGHIDRLRDFTARLSEASTVTDVCRALFEQGLVAAGAKAGAVNLLSDDGEALEIVDAVGYPEQVLSRWRRIPLSQRVPLTEAVREQKPIWLGSLEEWTERYPHLNAHGIHESAIALPLLVKGRALGVIGLSFARARLFTEMDRAFFSALAHACAQALERVRLITEERRVHEELRRRSEFEQQLVGIVSHDLRNPLAAIAMSVGLLEKKNELSDSQKRTVQRIGQASERAARMIRDLLDFTKARLGGGIALHRQTTTLKDVVTQVLDEVQLAHPGRHVDVEVASDVRGEWDPDRIAQVLTNLLSNALAYSPQGAPVRLRTFAEGGHALVSVYNGGDPIPHELLSRLFEPMTRGALKEGQSSRSIGLGLYIVRDIVRGHGGSVDVVSSQVDGTTFTVHLPRLTG from the coding sequence ATGTCGGAACGGCTGCCTCGGCGGGAGACGTCCCCTCGCGGGGTGTTGGGGCTGGCCAGCCTCCCCGCGCCGCAGGAGGGCGCCTCCGACAACACCCTGCAGCAGGGCGCCGAGGCGCCTGGCGTGCTGGTGGTGGACGACAACCCCGCCAACCTCGTCTCGCTGGAGGCCATCCTCGAGCCGCTCGGCGTGCGCCTGACGAAGGCGAGCTCGGGGGAGCAGGCGCTGCGCTTCCTCCTGCGCGAGGACTACGCGGTCATCCTGCTGGACGTGCGGATGACGGGGATGAACGGCTTCGAGACCGCGTCCCTCATCAAGCAGCGCGAGCGCACGCGCAACGTGCCCATCATCTTCCTCACCGCGTACGGCCGCGACGACACGGAGCTCGTCACGGGCTACTCCACCGGCGCGGTGGACTTCCTGCAGAAGCCCTTCCCGCCGGAGGTGCTGCGCTCCAAGGTGTCCGTCTTCGTGGAGCTGTTCCGCGCGCAGCACCAGGTGCGCGCGCAGGCGGAGCTGCTGCGTCAGAAGGAAGCCGAGGCGCGCGAGCTGGCGCACCGGGCCGCGGGCCACATCGACCGGCTGCGCGACTTCACCGCGCGGCTGTCGGAGGCGAGCACCGTGACGGACGTGTGCCGGGCCCTCTTCGAGCAGGGGCTGGTGGCCGCGGGCGCCAAGGCGGGCGCGGTGAACCTGTTGAGCGATGACGGCGAGGCGCTCGAAATCGTGGACGCGGTGGGCTACCCGGAGCAGGTGCTGTCGCGCTGGCGCCGCATCCCCCTGTCCCAGCGCGTGCCCCTGACGGAGGCGGTGCGCGAGCAGAAGCCCATCTGGCTGGGCTCGCTGGAGGAGTGGACCGAGCGCTACCCGCACCTCAACGCGCACGGCATCCACGAGTCCGCCATCGCGCTGCCGCTGCTGGTGAAGGGGCGGGCGCTGGGCGTCATCGGCCTGTCGTTCGCGCGGGCGCGGCTGTTCACGGAGATGGACCGGGCGTTCTTCTCCGCGCTGGCGCACGCGTGCGCGCAGGCGCTGGAGCGGGTGCGCCTCATCACCGAGGAGCGCCGCGTGCACGAGGAGCTGCGGCGGCGCTCGGAGTTCGAGCAGCAGCTGGTGGGCATCGTGTCGCACGACTTGCGCAACCCCCTGGCCGCCATCGCCATGTCGGTGGGGCTGCTCGAGAAGAAGAACGAGCTGTCCGACAGCCAGAAGCGCACGGTGCAGCGCATCGGCCAGGCCTCCGAGCGGGCGGCGCGGATGATTCGCGACCTGCTCGACTTCACCAAGGCGCGGCTGGGCGGCGGCATCGCCCTGCACCGGCAGACCACGACCTTGAAGGACGTGGTGACGCAGGTGCTGGACGAGGTGCAGCTGGCCCACCCCGGGCGGCACGTCGACGTGGAGGTGGCGTCGGACGTGCGCGGGGAGTGGGACCCGGACCGCATCGCCCAGGTGCTCACGAACCTGCTCTCCAACGCGCTGGCCTACAGCCCCCAGGGCGCGCCCGTGCGGCTGCGCACCTTCGCCGAGGGCGGCCACGCGCTCGTCAGCGTCTACAACGGCGGAGACCCGATTCCGCACGAGCTGTTGTCGCGCCTGTTCGAGCCGATGACGCGCGGGGCGCTCAAGGAGGGCCAGTCCAGCCGCAGCATCGGCCTGGGGCTCTACATCGTCCGGGACATCGTCCGGGGCCATGGGGGCAGCGTGGACGTGGTGTCCTCGCAGGTCGACGGGACGACCTTCACGGTCCACCTGCCCCGCCTGACGGGGTGA
- a CDS encoding helix-turn-helix domain-containing protein, which produces MKTHPEGSSTPRKSSRASSKGRPSDRARQSRQQLERRLAVNVGEEARSARMRAGLTQADVAERIGIAAEVYGRMERGKMMPSVPTLFRLCLALRLSADVGLGLVTAASVGAALWEEDSRDKDHLPEMRRLLRTLRRMSRGQLKLVNQVAAAILPQR; this is translated from the coding sequence GTGAAGACCCACCCTGAAGGTTCCTCCACGCCTCGCAAGTCGTCCCGCGCGTCCAGCAAGGGGCGGCCGAGCGACCGTGCCCGTCAGTCGCGTCAGCAGTTGGAGCGGCGGCTGGCGGTGAACGTGGGCGAGGAGGCCCGGTCGGCGCGGATGCGCGCGGGGCTGACCCAGGCGGACGTGGCCGAGCGCATCGGCATCGCCGCGGAGGTCTACGGGCGGATGGAGCGCGGGAAGATGATGCCCAGCGTGCCCACGCTGTTCCGGCTGTGCCTGGCGCTGCGGCTGTCGGCGGACGTGGGGCTGGGGCTCGTCACGGCGGCCTCGGTGGGGGCGGCGCTGTGGGAGGAGGACTCGCGCGACAAGGACCACCTGCCGGAGATGCGGCGCCTGCTGCGCACGCTGCGGCGCATGTCCCGGGGCCAGCTCAAGCTGGTCAACCAGGTGGCCGCCGCCATCCTGCCGCAGCGCTGA
- a CDS encoding TonB-dependent receptor domain-containing protein, with translation MAVWLLVLCAPVGRASAQAPSTPDAGVPPVPTEVELSRTDAGWAVDTGPSDAGAAGTVFLPPTLAQDAPAPYPPQLAAERVSGVVRLELLIDAAGEVESATLVEGIHPLLDRAALHAAPGLRFTPATVDGQPVPVRLGFEYRFEAPVLSPDAVAQAPVTLSGRVRTKGNRRPVVGATLVSESVPDAPVQTDAQGAFQARWPAGEHRVRVSAPGHKAGNFREVLKAQEALEVVYGLEPLVINPYETVVRADRERTEVSRVTLHDAELREVPGTMGDPFRVVMLLPGVGSMLSGVAYPVVRGSQPAATGYFLDGIRVPILFHLFLGPAVIHPDFIDTIDFFPGSPPPRYGRLLGGAIEGRLSRPRDDRVHGSAYADLINAGFFLETPFPSTGTNVSVAGRYSYTPWLIALAANKLQDPPAPGRLNEKVVLDFWDYQLRVEQDVGKGKLRLFAFGSSDTFGTEAQDEFGDTGMQSVIFHRMDLRHRHPLGGGELELGVTWGLDRFAIVSSNPPNDATAIHIDQGTWAARVGYTVPLDSAVTLRLGGDVDHKRAIVDFYELTPDEETEQLAPVALATFMGAWAELVYQPTPRWSFVPGLRVDNYHLSPGIDHAVLEPRLTVRHQFNDALVLKGSAGLFHQPPTSLISLPVVDVGSLLLGLQQGVQLSLGAEWKALKGLEVGLDAYVNPLVRTIELTPFSDEGLTDEETPLPDQEPGIPGRDDIDFPDFQSSGVAYGLELLIRHPLGDNWFGWLSYTLQRSLRRTRFYRYDFEGNVMGEATGDLPFAFDQTHVLNLVLSYKFSNSVTLGGVVHFNTGRPEYGTLGTQTHRPGRDGSGRPSWVKADRDAVDRLPPFFRFDMRLSKSWVYETFSLEAYLDMLNVTISQETVSFEYDGGGGRPLSKKAVGLPIVLPILGVKGRY, from the coding sequence ATGGCGGTGTGGCTGCTGGTGCTGTGCGCGCCGGTGGGCCGCGCGAGCGCCCAGGCCCCGTCCACCCCCGACGCGGGAGTGCCTCCCGTGCCCACGGAGGTGGAGCTGTCGCGCACGGACGCGGGGTGGGCCGTGGACACGGGGCCCTCCGACGCGGGCGCCGCCGGGACCGTCTTCCTGCCGCCCACGCTCGCCCAGGACGCCCCCGCGCCGTATCCGCCCCAGCTCGCCGCCGAGCGCGTGTCGGGCGTCGTCCGGTTGGAGCTGCTCATCGACGCTGCTGGCGAGGTGGAGTCCGCCACCCTGGTGGAGGGCATCCACCCGCTGTTGGACAGGGCCGCGCTGCACGCCGCGCCCGGCCTGCGCTTCACGCCCGCCACCGTGGACGGCCAGCCGGTGCCGGTGCGGCTGGGCTTCGAGTACCGCTTCGAGGCGCCCGTCCTCTCACCCGACGCCGTGGCCCAGGCCCCCGTCACGCTGAGCGGGCGCGTGCGCACCAAGGGCAACCGTCGCCCCGTCGTCGGCGCCACGCTGGTGTCCGAGTCCGTCCCCGACGCGCCGGTGCAGACGGACGCGCAAGGGGCCTTCCAGGCGCGCTGGCCCGCGGGAGAGCACCGCGTGCGGGTGTCCGCGCCGGGCCACAAGGCGGGGAACTTCCGCGAGGTGTTGAAGGCGCAGGAGGCGCTGGAGGTGGTGTACGGGCTGGAGCCGCTCGTCATCAACCCGTACGAGACGGTGGTGCGCGCGGACCGCGAGCGCACCGAGGTCAGCCGCGTGACGTTGCACGACGCGGAGCTGCGCGAGGTGCCCGGCACCATGGGCGACCCGTTCCGCGTCGTCATGCTGCTGCCGGGCGTGGGCAGCATGTTGTCCGGCGTGGCCTACCCGGTGGTGCGCGGCAGCCAGCCCGCGGCCACGGGCTACTTCCTGGACGGCATCCGCGTCCCCATCCTGTTCCACCTGTTCCTCGGCCCGGCCGTCATCCACCCGGACTTCATCGACACCATCGACTTCTTCCCGGGCTCGCCGCCGCCGCGCTACGGGCGGCTGTTGGGCGGCGCCATCGAAGGTCGGCTCAGTCGTCCGCGCGATGACCGGGTCCACGGCAGCGCGTACGCGGACCTCATCAACGCGGGCTTCTTCCTGGAGACGCCGTTCCCCTCCACCGGCACCAACGTCAGCGTGGCGGGCCGCTACTCCTATACGCCGTGGCTCATCGCGCTGGCGGCCAACAAGCTGCAGGACCCGCCCGCGCCCGGACGGCTCAACGAGAAGGTGGTGCTCGACTTCTGGGACTACCAGCTGCGCGTGGAGCAGGACGTGGGCAAGGGCAAGCTGCGGCTGTTCGCGTTCGGCTCGTCGGACACCTTCGGCACCGAGGCCCAGGACGAGTTCGGCGACACCGGGATGCAGTCCGTCATCTTCCACCGCATGGACCTGCGCCACCGCCACCCGCTCGGAGGGGGGGAGCTGGAGCTGGGCGTGACGTGGGGCCTGGACCGCTTCGCCATCGTCAGCAGCAACCCGCCCAACGACGCCACCGCCATCCACATCGACCAGGGCACGTGGGCCGCGCGCGTGGGCTACACCGTCCCGTTGGACTCCGCCGTGACGCTGCGGCTGGGCGGGGACGTGGACCACAAGCGCGCCATCGTCGACTTCTACGAGCTGACGCCCGACGAGGAGACCGAGCAGCTGGCCCCCGTGGCGCTCGCCACGTTCATGGGCGCGTGGGCGGAGCTGGTGTACCAACCCACGCCCCGGTGGTCCTTCGTCCCGGGCCTGCGCGTGGACAACTACCACCTGTCGCCCGGCATCGACCACGCGGTGCTCGAGCCCCGGCTCACCGTGCGCCACCAGTTCAACGACGCGCTGGTGCTCAAGGGCTCCGCGGGCCTGTTCCACCAGCCGCCCACGTCCCTCATCAGCCTGCCCGTGGTGGACGTGGGCAGCCTGCTGTTGGGCCTGCAGCAGGGCGTGCAGCTGTCGCTGGGCGCGGAGTGGAAGGCGTTGAAGGGCCTGGAGGTGGGCCTGGACGCCTACGTCAACCCGCTGGTGCGCACGATTGAGCTCACGCCCTTCTCCGACGAGGGCCTGACGGACGAGGAGACGCCGCTGCCGGACCAGGAGCCCGGCATCCCCGGCCGGGACGACATCGACTTCCCGGACTTTCAAAGCAGCGGGGTGGCCTACGGCCTGGAGCTGCTCATCCGCCACCCGCTGGGGGACAACTGGTTCGGGTGGCTGTCGTACACGTTGCAGCGCAGCCTCCGCCGCACGCGCTTCTACCGGTACGACTTCGAGGGCAACGTGATGGGCGAGGCGACGGGGGATTTGCCCTTCGCGTTCGACCAGACGCACGTGCTCAACCTGGTGCTCAGCTACAAGTTCTCCAACAGCGTCACGCTGGGCGGGGTGGTGCACTTCAACACCGGCCGCCCCGAGTACGGGACGCTGGGCACCCAGACGCATCGCCCGGGGCGGGACGGCTCCGGCAGGCCGTCGTGGGTGAAGGCGGACCGGGACGCGGTGGACCGGCTGCCGCCCTTCTTCCGCTTCGACATGCGCCTGTCCAAGTCCTGGGTCTACGAGACGTTCAGCCTGGAGGCCTACCTGGACATGCTCAATGTCACCATCAGTCAGGAAACGGTGAGCTTCGAGTACGACGGGGGGGGCGGCCGGCCGCTGTCCAAGAAGGCCGTGGGGCTGCCCATCGTCCTGCCCATCCTCGGGGTGAAGGGGCGATACTGA
- a CDS encoding sensor histidine kinase: MRGSSGEVLDFESASLNAAAEHLVRDWGVPSCVSRWAQHGLIGVELEACVRTWSSGVPLSATLRLSRDGLRGRFQVVGVKEAEALVLWLLEPAGEDPAVVEGALEREREARRRAEAALESARDALAREELQRQALSKARMVAWEWTEARRAVTWTQDAAAFFGQSPGALGGSLPSFLSCVVVEDRPRVARSIEQALAMDGAYALKFRCRHQDGTTHWYEAVGQSFHEGERPHRMVGVVADCTERELAEAVLREAEERYRLAARATHDVLWDCDLGTGRVRWDGGQEELFGYGPEAADHDFAWWTQRLHPDEREGVSRGLHDFIASGEDAWQAEYRFRKDDGGWVHVLDRGVLSRDAAGRPVRMIGSMMDITERKRTLERLAEEAEFRERFIGILGHDLRNPLNAITLSARALRRRAPLSSTQQQMAQRIEASAERMGTMISDILDLTRARLSGGIPLQVAPANLSTVCRQVVEELSLAHPDRYIAFDVDGRSDGLWDADRLAQVLSNLVGNALEHGAQDAPVLLRCLDLETRQVVEVHNPGAPIPAPQLATLFDPFRQAGAAREKGRRRSGLGLGLFIVREIVHAHGGSVDVRSSELDGTTFTVTLPRDARRASR, from the coding sequence ATGCGGGGGAGCTCGGGAGAGGTGCTCGACTTCGAGAGCGCGTCGCTCAACGCGGCCGCGGAGCACCTGGTGCGCGACTGGGGCGTGCCCTCCTGTGTCTCGCGCTGGGCCCAGCACGGGCTCATCGGCGTGGAGCTGGAGGCGTGCGTGCGCACGTGGTCCTCCGGCGTGCCGCTGTCCGCGACGCTGCGGCTGTCGCGCGACGGGCTGCGCGGGCGCTTCCAGGTGGTGGGCGTGAAGGAGGCGGAAGCGCTGGTGCTGTGGCTGCTGGAGCCGGCCGGGGAGGACCCGGCGGTGGTGGAGGGCGCGCTGGAGCGCGAGCGCGAGGCGCGGCGCCGGGCGGAGGCGGCGCTGGAGTCCGCGCGCGACGCGCTGGCCCGCGAGGAGCTGCAGCGACAGGCCCTGTCCAAGGCGCGCATGGTGGCGTGGGAGTGGACCGAGGCGCGGCGCGCGGTGACCTGGACGCAGGACGCGGCGGCGTTCTTCGGCCAGTCGCCGGGCGCGCTGGGCGGCTCGCTGCCGTCCTTCCTGTCCTGCGTCGTGGTGGAGGACCGGCCCCGGGTGGCGCGGAGCATCGAGCAGGCGCTGGCGATGGACGGCGCGTACGCGCTCAAGTTCCGCTGCCGTCACCAGGACGGCACCACGCACTGGTACGAGGCGGTGGGCCAGAGCTTCCACGAGGGGGAGCGGCCCCACCGCATGGTGGGCGTGGTGGCGGACTGCACCGAGCGGGAGCTGGCGGAGGCGGTGCTGCGCGAGGCGGAGGAGCGCTACCGGCTGGCGGCGCGCGCCACCCATGACGTGTTGTGGGATTGTGATTTGGGGACGGGCCGGGTGCGCTGGGACGGGGGCCAGGAGGAGCTGTTCGGCTACGGACCCGAGGCGGCGGACCACGACTTCGCGTGGTGGACGCAGCGGCTGCACCCCGACGAGCGGGAGGGGGTGTCACGCGGGCTGCACGACTTCATCGCGTCCGGCGAGGACGCGTGGCAGGCGGAGTACCGCTTCCGCAAGGACGACGGCGGCTGGGTCCACGTCCTGGACCGGGGCGTGCTGTCGCGCGACGCGGCCGGGCGGCCGGTGCGGATGATTGGCTCCATGATGGACATCACCGAGCGCAAGCGCACGCTGGAGCGGCTGGCGGAGGAGGCGGAGTTCCGCGAGCGCTTCATCGGTATTCTCGGCCACGATTTGCGCAACCCCCTCAACGCGATAACGCTGTCCGCCCGCGCCCTTCGCCGGCGCGCGCCCCTGAGCTCCACCCAACAACAGATGGCCCAGCGCATCGAGGCGAGCGCCGAGCGCATGGGCACCATGATTTCGGACATCCTCGACTTGACCCGGGCCCGACTGTCCGGCGGCATCCCCTTGCAGGTGGCGCCCGCCAACCTGTCCACCGTGTGTCGACAAGTGGTGGAGGAGCTGTCCCTGGCGCATCCGGACCGCTACATCGCCTTCGACGTGGACGGTCGCTCCGACGGGCTCTGGGACGCGGACCGGCTGGCGCAGGTGCTCAGCAACCTGGTGGGTAATGCCCTGGAGCACGGCGCCCAGGATGCCCCCGTGCTGCTGCGATGTCTGGATTTGGAGACCCGGCAGGTGGTGGAGGTGCACAACCCCGGGGCGCCCATCCCCGCGCCGCAGCTGGCGACGCTGTTCGACCCGTTCCGTCAGGCGGGCGCCGCGCGCGAGAAGGGCCGGCGCCGGAGCGGGCTGGGCCTGGGGTTGTTCATCGTCCGGGAAATCGTCCACGCGCATGGCGGCAGCGTGGACGTGCGTTCCTCCGAGCTGGACGGCACCACCTTCACCGTGACGCTCCCGCGCGACGCGCGCCGCGCGAGCCGGTAG
- a CDS encoding response regulator yields the protein MCTPSLVLLVEDHVDSRELLEEFLTLEGFAVETAGNGQSALERLSRPPCPDAVLLDLMMPVMSGWELMRHVREDDRLREVPVVVVSGAGNHQAMPEGIQGTVPKPVDLTELRATLARVVSAQG from the coding sequence ATGTGCACGCCCAGCCTCGTCCTCCTGGTGGAAGACCACGTCGACAGCCGGGAGCTCCTGGAGGAGTTCCTGACCCTGGAGGGCTTCGCCGTGGAGACGGCCGGCAACGGCCAGTCCGCGCTGGAGCGCCTGTCACGCCCGCCCTGTCCGGACGCGGTGCTGCTCGACTTGATGATGCCGGTGATGAGCGGCTGGGAGCTGATGCGCCACGTGCGCGAGGATGATCGCCTGCGGGAGGTCCCCGTCGTCGTCGTGTCCGGCGCGGGCAACCACCAGGCCATGCCCGAGGGCATCCAGGGCACCGTGCCCAAGCCGGTGGACCTCACCGAGCTGCGCGCCACGCTGGCCCGCGTGGTGAGCGCGCAGGGCTGA
- a CDS encoding protein kinase domain-containing protein: protein MSPPSSDASMPPEVLLRSGRASYEFVKSLGAAHHGELLLARRRYEADFCGYAVIKRPLGEDDAAIHRLLEEGRLSALLHHPNVVSVHHLKGPDDTPVLVFEHTPGHRLDSLLEASARSHLPFSEGFALYVAAEIAEALHHAHTLTDEHGHPLRVVHRDVAPHNILVTEHGAVKLLDFGAATSVLSGDAARAAPPVSLAYAAPEHVARQPLDGRADLFGLGLVLLQLLTGRHLFEGADRFEAERRHHHERALTQPPSDAGEALEDAMKNAVGLAAARELRRRIRAYGHDDLEDALRAVPAAFQSLLRGTLAPAREERFATGAELARALRLYARRAGLVFGRAEALAEVTGLRYAALRVQAGESPEEVLEDRLLPEEDPAS, encoded by the coding sequence ATGTCGCCCCCGTCGTCCGACGCCTCCATGCCTCCGGAAGTCCTGCTGCGCTCCGGCCGCGCGTCGTATGAGTTCGTGAAGTCGCTGGGGGCCGCGCACCACGGGGAGCTGCTGCTCGCGCGCCGTCGCTACGAGGCGGACTTCTGCGGCTACGCGGTCATCAAGCGCCCGCTGGGCGAGGACGACGCGGCCATCCACCGGCTGCTCGAGGAGGGCCGGCTCAGCGCGCTGTTGCACCACCCCAACGTCGTCTCCGTGCACCACCTCAAGGGCCCGGACGACACGCCGGTGCTCGTCTTCGAGCACACGCCCGGCCACCGGCTGGACTCGCTGCTGGAGGCGTCCGCCCGCTCGCACCTGCCCTTCTCGGAGGGCTTCGCGCTCTACGTCGCCGCCGAAATCGCCGAGGCGCTCCACCACGCCCACACCCTCACCGACGAGCACGGCCACCCCCTGCGCGTGGTCCACCGCGACGTGGCGCCCCACAACATCCTGGTCACCGAGCACGGCGCGGTGAAGCTGCTCGACTTCGGCGCCGCCACCTCCGTGCTCTCCGGGGACGCCGCGCGCGCCGCGCCGCCCGTGAGCCTGGCCTACGCCGCGCCCGAGCACGTCGCGCGCCAGCCGCTGGACGGCCGCGCGGACCTGTTCGGCCTGGGGCTGGTGCTGCTGCAGCTGCTCACCGGCCGTCACCTCTTCGAGGGCGCGGACCGCTTCGAGGCCGAGCGCCGCCACCACCACGAGCGCGCCCTCACCCAGCCGCCGTCCGACGCCGGCGAGGCGCTGGAGGACGCCATGAAGAACGCGGTGGGGCTGGCCGCCGCCCGGGAGCTGCGCCGCCGCATCCGCGCCTACGGACACGACGACTTGGAGGACGCGCTGCGCGCGGTGCCGGCGGCCTTCCAGTCGCTCCTGAGGGGCACGCTGGCGCCGGCGCGCGAGGAGCGCTTCGCCACGGGCGCGGAGCTGGCGCGGGCCCTGCGGCTGTACGCGCGCCGCGCGGGGCTGGTCTTCGGCCGGGCGGAGGCGCTCGCGGAGGTGACGGGGCTGCGCTACGCGGCGCTGCGCGTGCAGGCGGGCGAGTCCCCCGAGGAGGTGCTGGAGGACAGGCTCCTGCCGGAGGAGGACCCCGCGAGCTGA
- a CDS encoding PAS domain S-box protein — translation MPIPLADFLLKHRDAIMSAWEEEVRSIPAAKALAGPALRDGLPRLLETLALMMREPRPELASRLGAISDHHALERLGEGFDLRQVVAEYRLLRSCVLGLWSSREGATARPEEERVFHEAMDEAVAASVSRYTRARERTLQALDRISTAALGSPDVAGFLPRLLQVLRETVVAVDVAVVLLREGDDLLRVESGVGEGVDVGGRVPVGQGFAGTIAATRQPLLVHDASSDPRAHSDVVRTSDVRALYGVPLVLDDALIGVALMGSRATSELSEEDLLLFRAMANRATALLAQAQAHAREREAHAEAEVSLVRLRESEAGLRRWEEVFFRLGVGVVVVAGEHDVLLDVNPAFARMHGATPEELVGKPLETVIAPEARGMLPRHAAAARSKPSHEYESLHLRKDGSRFPAFTHVTAFRDETGKVAQRVATVMDITQRRAVETDRQRLLSTIESERARLAAVLEQLPAGVVIADAASGRLALANRQVSALTGRPFQPMSHVDTFAGDYGACHLDGRPYAADAWPLSRSLRTGEVVQGEEAMLRHEDGRSMTVLVSSAPIRDREGDIIAGVATLTDVTERRRAQEAALQAARFGERLIAIVSHDLRNPLNAIHLSTTQLLHSEALPERERRLVTRIARSSARMTRMISELLDFTRGRLGGGIPIHRTAGDLRAVVRQGVEELEAAWPERTLRVAGGAGRYEGQWDADRLLQVVSNLGGNALQYSAAEVPVTLTLTDQGDTVVLEVHNPGEPIAPDALPHLFDPFRRATHNHPVSGNSGGLGLGLYIVEQVVKGHGGHIEVTSTPEAGTVFRVTLPRAPPPPA, via the coding sequence CTCGCGTTGATGATGCGCGAGCCCCGGCCGGAGCTGGCCTCGAGGCTGGGCGCCATCAGCGACCACCACGCCCTGGAGCGGCTGGGAGAGGGCTTCGACCTGCGCCAGGTGGTGGCGGAGTACCGGCTCCTGCGCTCGTGCGTGCTGGGCCTGTGGTCCTCGCGCGAGGGCGCCACGGCGCGGCCGGAGGAGGAGCGCGTCTTCCACGAGGCCATGGACGAGGCGGTGGCCGCGTCCGTCAGTCGCTACACCCGCGCGCGTGAGCGCACGCTCCAGGCGTTGGACCGCATCAGCACCGCGGCGCTGGGCAGCCCCGACGTGGCGGGCTTCCTGCCCCGGCTGCTCCAGGTGCTGCGCGAGACGGTGGTCGCGGTGGACGTGGCCGTGGTGCTGCTGCGCGAGGGCGACGACCTGCTGCGCGTGGAGAGCGGCGTGGGCGAGGGCGTGGACGTGGGAGGCCGCGTCCCGGTGGGCCAGGGCTTCGCGGGCACCATCGCCGCCACCCGGCAGCCCCTGCTGGTGCACGACGCGAGCAGCGACCCCCGCGCCCACTCGGACGTGGTGCGCACCTCCGACGTGCGCGCGCTGTACGGCGTGCCGCTGGTGCTCGACGACGCGCTCATCGGCGTGGCGCTGATGGGCAGCCGCGCCACCAGCGAGCTGTCGGAGGAGGACTTGCTGTTGTTCCGCGCGATGGCGAACCGGGCCACCGCGCTGCTCGCGCAGGCGCAGGCGCACGCCCGCGAGCGCGAGGCCCACGCGGAGGCGGAGGTGTCCCTGGTCCGGCTGCGCGAGAGCGAGGCGGGCCTGAGGCGCTGGGAGGAGGTCTTCTTCCGGCTGGGCGTGGGCGTGGTGGTGGTGGCCGGCGAGCACGACGTGCTGCTGGACGTGAACCCCGCCTTCGCGCGCATGCACGGGGCCACGCCGGAGGAGCTGGTGGGCAAGCCGCTGGAGACCGTCATCGCCCCGGAGGCGCGCGGCATGCTCCCGCGTCACGCGGCCGCGGCGCGCTCCAAGCCCTCGCACGAGTACGAGTCCTTGCACCTGCGCAAGGACGGCAGCCGCTTCCCCGCCTTCACCCACGTGACGGCCTTCCGCGACGAGACGGGCAAGGTGGCCCAGCGCGTGGCCACGGTGATGGACATCACCCAGCGGCGCGCGGTGGAGACGGACCGGCAGCGGCTCTTGTCCACCATCGAGTCGGAGCGCGCGCGGCTGGCCGCGGTGCTCGAGCAGCTCCCCGCGGGCGTGGTCATCGCGGACGCGGCCAGCGGCCGGCTGGCGCTCGCCAACCGGCAGGTCTCCGCGCTCACCGGGCGCCCGTTCCAGCCCATGTCCCACGTGGACACCTTCGCGGGGGACTACGGCGCCTGTCACCTGGACGGGCGTCCGTACGCGGCGGACGCGTGGCCCTTGTCGCGCAGCCTGCGCACGGGCGAGGTGGTGCAGGGCGAGGAGGCGATGCTGCGGCACGAGGATGGCCGCTCGATGACGGTGCTCGTCTCCAGCGCGCCCATCCGCGACAGGGAGGGGGACATCATCGCGGGCGTGGCCACGCTGACGGACGTCACCGAGCGCCGCCGCGCCCAGGAGGCCGCGCTGCAGGCGGCGCGCTTCGGCGAGCGGCTCATCGCCATCGTCAGCCACGACTTGCGCAACCCCCTCAACGCCATCCACCTGTCCACCACGCAGCTGCTCCACAGCGAGGCCCTGCCCGAGCGCGAGCGCCGGCTCGTCACGCGCATCGCCCGCTCCAGCGCGCGGATGACGCGGATGATTTCGGAGCTGCTGGACTTCACGCGCGGCCGGCTGGGCGGCGGCATCCCCATCCACCGCACGGCGGGGGATTTGCGCGCCGTGGTGCGCCAGGGCGTGGAGGAGCTGGAGGCCGCGTGGCCGGAGCGCACGCTGCGCGTGGCGGGCGGCGCGGGGCGCTACGAGGGACAGTGGGACGCGGACCGGCTGCTGCAGGTGGTGAGCAACCTGGGCGGCAACGCGCTCCAGTACAGCGCGGCGGAGGTGCCCGTCACCCTCACGCTGACGGACCAGGGCGACACGGTGGTGCTGGAGGTGCACAACCCCGGCGAGCCCATTGCCCCGGACGCGCTGCCCCACCTGTTCGACCCGTTCCGCCGCGCGACGCACAACCACCCGGTCAGCGGCAACAGCGGGGGCCTGGGCCTGGGGCTCTACATCGTCGAGCAGGTGGTGAAGGGCCACGGGGGCCACATCGAGGTGACGTCCACCCCGGAGGCCGGCACGGTGTTCCGGGTGACGCTGCCGCGCGCGCCGCCTCCGCCGGCCTGA